In Coriobacteriaceae bacterium, a single window of DNA contains:
- a CDS encoding exonuclease domain-containing protein gives MSAEKTPGISAIDTTNFARQIVLDFEFAPVPKQRQRRGLRNEIIEVGAVKLDYHGNVMGEFSQFVQTEFTEGVAFPVRELTGISAVDTAMADPLYMVIKRLSDWIGRYSAQIVCWSGTDRRQLLTECQAKHIDLSAFPTDWADLQAFYTSIMDVGSHGRVSLSDAATWFGIEFDESTGHAHSALADARVTAKLLKQAMDGDYHVSPRAQEIRQRWGTGERPQTRLSSKCPELGDLLLKLKAGGR, from the coding sequence GTGTCAGCTGAAAAGACGCCGGGTATCTCGGCTATCGATACGACGAACTTTGCGCGCCAGATTGTGCTGGACTTTGAGTTTGCGCCGGTGCCAAAACAGCGCCAGCGCCGTGGACTGCGCAACGAGATTATCGAGGTCGGCGCCGTCAAGCTCGATTATCACGGTAACGTTATGGGTGAGTTCTCGCAGTTTGTGCAGACGGAATTTACCGAAGGCGTTGCGTTTCCCGTCCGCGAGCTTACAGGGATATCGGCCGTGGACACCGCGATGGCCGATCCGCTCTACATGGTGATCAAAAGGCTCAGCGATTGGATCGGTCGCTACTCCGCCCAGATAGTTTGCTGGAGCGGGACGGACCGTCGACAGCTTTTGACCGAGTGTCAGGCAAAACACATCGACCTTTCCGCATTTCCTACGGACTGGGCCGACCTGCAGGCGTTTTATACCTCGATCATGGACGTGGGCAGCCACGGACGCGTTTCTTTGAGTGACGCGGCGACGTGGTTTGGCATCGAGTTTGACGAGTCGACGGGCCATGCCCACAGTGCCCTAGCCGATGCGCGCGTAACCGCTAAGTTGCTCAAGCAGGCGATGGACGGAGACTATCACGTGAGTCCGCGCGCCCAGGAGATCCGCCAACGGTGGGGGACGGGCGAGCGACCCCAGACGCGCCTCTCTAGCAAGTGCCCCGAGCTGGGCGACCTGCTGCTAAAGCTGAAGGCGGGGGGGAGGTAG
- a CDS encoding ATP-binding protein, with protein sequence MFIGRTAEMSELNRLYGTGSFEMPVIYGRRRVGKTRLITEFIQGKKAIYFQARRTNAEANLHGFSQAILAGSVGAAGASFRSFDEAFDALATMARTVRLIVVIDEYPYLAQSNPEISSLLQDKIDHLYKETKLMLILCGSSLSFMEEQVLGYESPLYGRRTAQFKIMPLDFTTTLGLWQSMGREDAAVCYGMTGGIPAYIEKVDPAAPLKDNIKRLFLTPTGYLFEEPSNLLLQECRNPEQYDAIVQAIAQGRSKISEIASSTGIPASNVKSYVDKLASLGIVERELPLNETSNKRAVYLLSDQMFRFWYKFVPQNIGLIQNDMAEMAYKRIEPHVSDYMGTVFELICRQYVYELARAGQLDVVPASVGRWWGTDNRTHTQEEIDLIVDDGEGAALFAECKWRNEPAGEDVLQKLVHRSELFRRQHKSYALFSKSGFTQRCQEAAANRGDTKLISFAEMCERR encoded by the coding sequence ATGTTTATCGGAAGAACAGCGGAAATGTCCGAGCTCAATCGACTGTATGGCACGGGCTCCTTTGAGATGCCTGTGATTTACGGTCGCCGTCGTGTGGGTAAAACGCGCCTTATCACAGAGTTCATCCAAGGCAAGAAGGCTATTTACTTTCAAGCTCGTCGTACCAATGCAGAGGCAAACCTGCACGGCTTTAGTCAGGCGATACTTGCAGGCTCGGTTGGTGCTGCAGGTGCGTCGTTTCGTAGTTTTGACGAGGCGTTCGATGCATTGGCCACCATGGCTCGCACGGTACGTTTGATTGTCGTGATTGACGAGTACCCCTATCTCGCCCAATCGAATCCCGAGATCAGCTCGTTGCTGCAAGACAAGATCGATCACTTGTACAAAGAGACCAAGCTCATGCTTATCCTGTGCGGGTCGTCGCTTTCGTTCATGGAAGAGCAGGTGTTGGGGTATGAGAGCCCACTATACGGTAGGCGCACGGCCCAGTTTAAGATCATGCCGCTCGATTTTACGACGACCCTCGGCCTGTGGCAGAGCATGGGTCGCGAAGACGCTGCGGTTTGCTATGGCATGACGGGCGGCATTCCTGCGTATATCGAGAAAGTCGATCCCGCCGCACCGCTCAAGGACAACATCAAACGTCTTTTCCTTACTCCTACGGGCTATCTCTTTGAGGAGCCGAGTAACCTGCTGTTGCAAGAGTGCCGCAATCCCGAGCAATATGATGCGATCGTGCAAGCAATTGCTCAGGGGCGCTCGAAGATCTCGGAGATTGCGAGCTCTACGGGAATCCCTGCGAGCAACGTAAAGAGCTATGTGGATAAGCTGGCGTCGCTTGGGATTGTCGAGCGCGAGCTGCCCCTAAACGAGACGAGCAATAAGCGAGCCGTGTATCTGCTGAGCGACCAGATGTTTAGGTTCTGGTACAAGTTTGTGCCGCAGAACATTGGGCTGATTCAAAACGATATGGCCGAGATGGCGTATAAGCGCATTGAGCCGCACGTATCGGATTACATGGGTACGGTCTTTGAGCTTATATGCAGACAATACGTGTACGAACTCGCGCGCGCGGGCCAGCTCGATGTGGTTCCGGCGAGCGTCGGGCGCTGGTGGGGGACGGATAATCGCACGCATACGCAGGAAGAAATCGACTTGATTGTTGACGATGGCGAGGGCGCTGCGCTGTTTGCGGAGTGCAAATGGCGCAATGAACCGGCGGGCGAAGACGTGCTGCAAAAGCTCGTGCACCGAAGCGAGCTCTTTAGACGGCAGCACAAAAGCTATGCACTTTTCTCAAAAAGCGGCTTTACGCAAAGATGTCAGGAAGCTGCGGCGAACAGGGGAGATACCAAGCTGATCTCGTTTGCCGAGATGTGCGAGCGGAGATAA
- a CDS encoding purine/pyrimidine permease, whose product MAQETVTNGTEALFTREGMPPVKEMIPCALQHVLASFAGIITPAVIMAGVYGFNSQQSTDIIQVALILSALDTALQAFAPFRRIGGGLPIVMGVSFAFLPALQAMGASGFSFGALLGGEIVGGAVAALFGLAYSKIKWLFPPVVTGTVIFSIGVSLYPTAVKYMAGGMGTPLWGTPQAWCVALITFAVVFALANFGKGTLKLGSVFFGMIVGMIVSIPFGMIDFSSVATAQVFALPKLMPYALEFDPEVCITLAVVFPMVAIQVIGDVSAACLGSIDRMPTERELSGAIVSQGITSMVGGLLGGLPTSALGQNVGIICSNKVVNKWVFVTIAAVFAIAGLFPQLSAVLSAIPQPVIGGATVGVFGTITMNGVRMFTREGLTQRTTTIVGTSVVFGLGIWMASGCLAGEGMPTWVSTVIGSNAVTPTAIMAIVLNLILPQTPVVAQHIDAAKDAAVDLVLPESKK is encoded by the coding sequence ATGGCCCAGGAGACGGTTACGAACGGCACTGAAGCCCTGTTCACTCGTGAAGGCATGCCGCCCGTTAAGGAAATGATCCCGTGTGCCCTTCAGCACGTGTTGGCATCGTTTGCCGGCATCATTACCCCGGCGGTCATCATGGCCGGCGTCTACGGCTTTAATAGCCAGCAGAGCACCGACATCATTCAGGTCGCGCTCATTCTTTCGGCACTCGACACGGCCCTTCAGGCCTTCGCTCCCTTCCGTCGCATCGGCGGCGGCCTGCCCATCGTCATGGGCGTCTCGTTCGCGTTCCTGCCGGCCCTTCAGGCCATGGGTGCCTCGGGCTTTAGCTTTGGTGCGCTGCTGGGCGGCGAGATTGTCGGCGGTGCTGTCGCGGCCCTCTTTGGTCTGGCCTACAGCAAGATTAAGTGGCTGTTCCCGCCCGTCGTGACCGGTACGGTCATCTTCTCCATCGGCGTTTCGCTGTATCCCACGGCCGTCAAGTACATGGCCGGCGGTATGGGCACGCCGCTGTGGGGCACCCCGCAGGCATGGTGCGTCGCTCTTATCACGTTCGCCGTGGTCTTTGCGCTCGCCAACTTTGGCAAGGGCACGCTCAAGCTGGGATCCGTGTTCTTTGGCATGATCGTTGGCATGATCGTTTCAATCCCCTTTGGCATGATCGATTTCTCCAGCGTCGCCACCGCTCAGGTCTTCGCCCTTCCCAAGCTCATGCCCTACGCGCTCGAGTTTGATCCCGAGGTCTGCATTACCCTCGCCGTCGTGTTCCCCATGGTTGCCATCCAGGTTATCGGTGACGTCTCCGCCGCCTGCCTGGGCTCCATCGACCGTATGCCCACCGAGCGCGAGCTCTCTGGCGCTATCGTGTCCCAGGGCATCACATCTATGGTCGGCGGTCTGCTGGGCGGTCTTCCCACCAGCGCCCTTGGCCAGAACGTGGGCATCATCTGCTCCAACAAGGTCGTCAACAAGTGGGTTTTTGTGACCATCGCGGCCGTTTTTGCCATCGCCGGTCTGTTCCCGCAGCTTTCTGCCGTCCTTTCCGCTATCCCGCAGCCCGTCATCGGCGGCGCGACCGTCGGCGTCTTTGGCACCATCACCATGAACGGCGTGCGCATGTTCACCCGCGAGGGCCTCACGCAGCGCACTACCACCATCGTCGGTACCTCCGTCGTCTTTGGCCTGGGTATCTGGATGGCCAGCGGTTGCCTTGCCGGCGAGGGTATGCCCACCTGGGTGTCCACCGTCATCGGCTCCAATGCCGTAACCCCCACCGCCATCATGGCCATTGTCCTTAACCTGATCCTTCCGCAGACGCCGGTCGTGGCTCAGCACATCGATGCTGCCAAGGACGCTGCCGTGGATCTGGTCTTGCCCGAGAGCAAGAAGTAA
- a CDS encoding PAS domain-containing protein produces MNETVRRFLPMVDFLEQILGKNSEIVLHDFSDPDHAIVDIRNGIVSGRKIGGPATDLALKIMHDGKYRDLPFITGYEGRGAGGKTLESATYFIRENNEIVGMLCVNTDLSAVRNINAMAQQLMACFDAAPVRTEPSPIEVESLSESTQELIDRSISELLSARGLDVASLGQSDRVDVIRHLNGNGVFMLKGAVACAATALGISEPSVYRYLQKVRKEG; encoded by the coding sequence GTGAACGAGACCGTACGCCGCTTTTTGCCGATGGTCGATTTCCTGGAGCAGATACTCGGCAAAAACAGCGAAATCGTCCTGCACGATTTCTCGGATCCCGACCACGCCATCGTCGATATTCGCAACGGTATCGTGAGCGGCCGCAAGATTGGCGGACCCGCTACCGATCTGGCACTCAAGATTATGCACGATGGTAAATATCGCGATCTGCCGTTCATTACGGGCTACGAGGGCCGCGGCGCCGGCGGCAAGACGCTGGAGTCCGCGACGTACTTTATCCGTGAGAACAACGAGATCGTCGGCATGCTCTGCGTCAACACCGATCTTTCGGCCGTGCGCAACATCAACGCCATGGCCCAGCAGCTTATGGCCTGCTTCGACGCTGCGCCGGTCCGCACTGAGCCCTCCCCTATCGAAGTCGAGAGCCTTTCGGAGTCCACACAGGAGCTCATCGACCGCAGTATTTCCGAGCTTCTGAGCGCGCGCGGGCTGGATGTAGCGTCGCTTGGTCAGAGCGACCGCGTGGACGTTATTCGCCACCTTAACGGCAACGGCGTATTTATGCTCAAGGGCGCCGTTGCCTGTGCTGCCACCGCGCTGGGCATCTCTGAGCCCAGCGTCTACCGCTATCTGCAAAAAGTTCGCAAGGAGGGCTAA
- a CDS encoding U32 family peptidase, producing the protein MTATASRTTNRRPELLAPAGGPEPFAAALAAGADAIYCGMGSFNARRKATNFTDEAFEQACRAAHLAGSRVYVTVNIVIKESEMSDALQLIHRCSTLGADAFIIQDWGLFFEVKRTMPGIETHISTQANIHDDRGTLWCREQGADRVTLSRELSIDEIATIHDAAPDVDLEVFSHGAICFCYSGLCLLSSFAMAGRSANRGMCAQPCRLPYELIDENGRTLSPAGRERALCPRDTNTSQLVRRLYDAGAASLKLEGRMKAPDYVYSIVDVYRHEIDDMLSGAAVTKDEEAARQRQLKRCFNRDFTHAYQDGTSGDEMMSYERSNNRGQIVGTVLGSRPANRDVRGLKPDDRRRRAAIARIELFEPVGKGDLLELRHDDEFDQFLTTIAADDAAAGDIIECRVPRSMPEGCRVRVIRSQRAIDAAGAALKRDVLRRRAVDVSVVARLGEPFTVTLTCCDDPALTATATGFTVEAAKTRAVEAADLVEHVGRMGSSPFEAASFDVALDEGCGMGFSAVHKVRAAACKALEEAILAPYDERARTLELPAIVTSDSRPMPEHYRDEPQICATVTTLEAAEAARAEGATRIYMTTDALDAAELSPADALEQGIVPVLDEVCRAVDHVRVDPWVVAGATVAIGNISELALAAQVGATAEVRSCLPVHNTPCMEALAERGAGAFWLSPEITLDEIVSLGTSAPAALGITVFGRPRVMTSEHCILQVANGCIHDCANCRLRARKLSLKNIDGKVMPVRTDIHGRSRLYDAYPIDLTPQVPQLLDAGVRRLMVDGALLETDEVGRAVARVRRAVEAAQAGRKPAARLRGATSGCMFVGIS; encoded by the coding sequence ATGACCGCAACCGCCAGTCGAACCACCAACCGCAGGCCCGAGCTTTTGGCACCCGCCGGAGGCCCGGAGCCCTTTGCCGCCGCGCTCGCCGCCGGGGCAGACGCCATCTACTGTGGCATGGGCAGCTTCAACGCCCGCCGCAAGGCAACGAACTTTACCGACGAGGCCTTTGAGCAGGCCTGCCGCGCCGCGCACCTGGCCGGCTCGCGCGTCTACGTCACGGTCAACATCGTCATCAAGGAATCCGAGATGAGCGATGCGCTGCAGCTCATCCATCGTTGCTCCACGCTGGGCGCCGACGCCTTTATTATCCAGGACTGGGGCCTGTTCTTTGAGGTCAAGCGCACGATGCCCGGCATCGAGACGCACATCTCAACCCAAGCAAACATCCACGACGACCGCGGAACCCTTTGGTGCCGCGAGCAGGGCGCCGACCGCGTGACTCTCTCGCGCGAGCTTTCCATCGACGAAATTGCCACCATTCACGATGCCGCGCCCGATGTGGACCTTGAGGTCTTTAGCCACGGCGCCATCTGCTTTTGCTACTCGGGCTTGTGCCTGCTTTCGAGCTTTGCCATGGCGGGGCGATCGGCCAACCGCGGCATGTGCGCCCAGCCCTGCCGCCTGCCCTACGAGCTGATCGACGAGAACGGACGTACGCTCTCCCCTGCCGGTCGCGAGCGCGCTCTATGCCCGCGCGACACCAACACTTCGCAGCTCGTTCGCCGTCTGTATGACGCCGGCGCCGCGTCGCTCAAACTCGAGGGCCGCATGAAGGCGCCCGATTACGTGTACTCCATCGTTGATGTGTATCGTCACGAAATTGACGACATGCTATCCGGAGCCGCCGTTACCAAGGACGAGGAAGCCGCCCGCCAGCGCCAGCTCAAGCGCTGCTTCAACCGCGACTTTACGCACGCCTATCAGGACGGCACCTCGGGCGACGAGATGATGAGCTACGAGCGGTCCAACAACCGCGGCCAGATCGTGGGCACGGTGCTGGGCAGCCGCCCGGCCAACCGCGATGTGCGCGGCCTCAAGCCCGACGACCGCCGTCGCCGCGCCGCCATCGCCCGCATTGAGTTGTTTGAGCCCGTGGGCAAGGGCGACTTGTTGGAACTTCGCCACGACGACGAGTTCGACCAGTTCCTAACCACCATTGCCGCCGATGATGCCGCCGCGGGCGACATCATCGAGTGCCGCGTGCCCCGTAGCATGCCCGAGGGCTGCCGCGTGCGCGTCATCCGCAGCCAGCGCGCCATCGATGCCGCCGGTGCCGCGCTCAAGCGCGACGTGCTGCGCCGCCGCGCCGTAGATGTGTCCGTCGTGGCGCGTCTGGGTGAGCCGTTTACCGTTACGCTCACCTGCTGCGACGACCCCGCGCTCACCGCCACCGCCACCGGCTTTACCGTCGAGGCAGCCAAGACTCGCGCCGTCGAGGCGGCCGATCTGGTGGAGCACGTCGGGCGCATGGGCTCCTCGCCCTTTGAGGCTGCGAGCTTTGATGTGGCGCTCGATGAGGGTTGCGGCATGGGCTTCTCCGCCGTGCACAAGGTGCGCGCCGCCGCCTGCAAGGCGCTGGAGGAGGCCATTCTGGCACCGTATGACGAGCGTGCCCGTACGCTCGAGCTGCCGGCGATTGTCACCAGTGATTCCCGCCCCATGCCCGAGCACTACCGCGACGAGCCGCAGATCTGCGCCACCGTCACCACACTCGAGGCCGCCGAGGCCGCTCGCGCCGAGGGTGCAACGCGCATCTACATGACCACCGACGCGCTCGATGCGGCCGAGCTCTCCCCCGCCGATGCGCTTGAGCAGGGCATCGTACCCGTACTCGACGAGGTCTGCCGCGCCGTTGACCACGTACGCGTCGACCCGTGGGTTGTTGCCGGCGCCACGGTCGCTATTGGCAACATCTCTGAGCTTGCCCTGGCCGCCCAGGTTGGCGCCACGGCGGAGGTCCGCTCTTGCCTGCCCGTGCACAACACCCCTTGCATGGAGGCACTTGCCGAGCGCGGAGCCGGCGCGTTTTGGCTCTCGCCCGAGATCACGCTCGACGAGATCGTCTCGCTTGGCACCTCCGCGCCCGCAGCCCTGGGCATCACCGTGTTCGGCCGCCCGCGCGTTATGACGAGCGAGCACTGCATCCTGCAGGTTGCCAACGGCTGCATCCACGATTGCGCCAACTGCCGCCTGCGCGCCCGCAAGCTGTCGCTCAAGAATATCGACGGCAAGGTCATGCCGGTCCGTACCGACATCCACGGCCGCTCACGCTTGTACGACGCCTACCCCATCGACCTCACGCCGCAGGTTCCGCAGCTGCTCGATGCCGGCGTGCGTCGTCTTATGGTTGACGGCGCACTGCTCGAGACGGATGAGGTGGGCCGCGCTGTCGCACGCGTCCGTCGCGCCGTCGAGGCTGCGCAGGCCGGCCGTAAGCCCGCCGCGCGCCTGCGCGGGGCGACCTCGGGCTGCATGTTTGTGGGAATTAGCTAA
- a CDS encoding RluA family pseudouridine synthase: MNEEPQVLYCDAWLMAIDKPAGMIVHGDGTGERTLTDYASDLLLAMGDGFAATDMQPLNRLDRNTTGVVLFSLDKQTQPACDQMIIDHAFEKHYLALAEGKIDWNEKLIDKPIARDRHDSRKMRVGASGKPSQTRVKVLKRLKSRRGLPTRSYIDVELLTGRKHQIRVHLASEHHPLVGDDLYGTPRPCGLMLHAHSVSFTHPVTGEHIHIEAPCPWEP, encoded by the coding sequence GTGAACGAAGAACCTCAAGTCCTCTACTGCGACGCCTGGCTCATGGCCATCGACAAGCCCGCCGGCATGATCGTCCACGGCGACGGCACCGGCGAGCGCACGCTCACCGACTACGCCAGCGATCTGCTGCTGGCGATGGGCGACGGCTTTGCCGCGACCGACATGCAGCCGCTCAACCGCTTGGACCGCAACACCACCGGCGTGGTGCTGTTCTCACTCGACAAGCAGACGCAGCCCGCCTGTGACCAGATGATCATCGACCACGCGTTCGAAAAGCACTACCTGGCGCTCGCCGAGGGCAAGATCGACTGGAACGAAAAGCTCATCGACAAGCCCATCGCCCGCGACCGACACGACAGTCGAAAGATGCGCGTCGGCGCCAGCGGCAAGCCGTCTCAAACGCGCGTGAAGGTGCTCAAGCGTCTTAAGAGCCGTCGTGGCCTGCCCACGCGCTCGTATATTGATGTCGAGCTGCTCACCGGCCGTAAGCATCAGATCCGCGTGCACCTGGCAAGCGAGCATCATCCCCTGGTTGGCGACGACCTGTACGGAACGCCGCGTCCCTGCGGCCTGATGCTCCACGCCCACAGCGTATCCTTCACGCATCCCGTAACCGGCGAGCACATCCACATCGAAGCCCCCTGCCCCTGGGAGCCCTAA
- a CDS encoding DeoR/GlpR family DNA-binding transcription regulator — protein sequence MLAEDRLNAIVSMVQQTGSVTVPELAEALGVTASTIRRDLQTLDRAHRIAKVHGGATSLERAHVTRDLTLNERSDLHNDDKERICARAAALVEPESFVYIDSGSTTLRLIEHLPHLEGVTYVTDSVLHAQHLALRGMRTVVLGGELKPETEALVGPDALATLDRYNFNCGFWGSNGIAAEQGFTAPDIEEAQVKRISMRHTAKRFVISDASKFGMVAPVKFADFRDATIITAGDVPAKYRAMDNVITV from the coding sequence ATGCTAGCGGAAGATAGGCTCAACGCGATCGTGTCGATGGTTCAGCAGACCGGCTCGGTTACCGTGCCGGAGCTTGCCGAAGCCCTGGGCGTGACGGCGTCTACCATTCGGCGCGACCTGCAGACGCTCGACCGAGCACACCGTATCGCCAAGGTGCACGGAGGCGCGACAAGTCTGGAGCGCGCGCACGTGACGCGCGACCTAACGCTTAATGAGCGCAGCGATCTCCATAACGACGACAAGGAACGTATCTGCGCCCGTGCGGCGGCGCTGGTGGAGCCCGAGAGCTTTGTATACATCGACTCGGGCTCGACGACGCTCAGGCTCATCGAGCATCTTCCACACCTTGAAGGTGTCACCTATGTGACTGATTCCGTGCTCCATGCTCAGCATCTCGCTTTGCGCGGCATGCGTACCGTGGTGCTGGGCGGCGAGCTCAAACCCGAGACCGAGGCGCTCGTTGGCCCCGATGCCTTGGCAACCTTAGACCGCTACAACTTCAACTGTGGCTTTTGGGGCTCTAACGGCATTGCCGCCGAGCAGGGCTTCACGGCGCCCGATATCGAGGAGGCGCAAGTAAAACGTATCTCGATGCGCCATACGGCCAAGCGCTTCGTAATCTCGGACGCCAGTAAATTTGGCATGGTGGCGCCCGTCAAGTTCGCGGACTTCCGTGACGCAACGATTATTACCGCAGGCGATGTCCCTGCCAAGTACCGGGCAATGGACAACGTCATCACGGTCTAA
- a CDS encoding Gfo/Idh/MocA family oxidoreductase encodes MADSKQAPLDAAAAAKAAFASVQDKPFPDDIFTAPELHWAVIGCGVIANQMAQSLALAGRKLAGVANRTPSKAQAFAEQYGIEKVYDTVEDPYADPGIDAVYITTPHNTHITYLRAALAAGKHVLCEKAITLNSAELDEARAIAAEHNVVLMDATTVLHMPLYQELRRRMDAGEFGRMNLAQLNFGSYKEYGDLTNRFYNRNLAGGAMLDIGVYALSVMRLFMASQPAEVVSLGNTCETGVDVAGGIVCRNAEQQLGVVSLTLHSKQPKRSVISFDKCYIEVNDYPRADHATIVWTADGHREEVHAGTEAYALCYEMADLERAVAGDDSKRELLGYASDVMELMTKLRADWGVVYPEEE; translated from the coding sequence ATGGCAGATTCCAAGCAGGCTCCGCTCGACGCCGCGGCAGCCGCCAAAGCAGCGTTCGCTTCGGTCCAGGACAAGCCGTTCCCCGACGATATTTTTACGGCTCCCGAGCTCCATTGGGCCGTCATCGGTTGCGGCGTTATCGCCAACCAGATGGCTCAGTCCCTTGCTCTTGCCGGTCGCAAGCTTGCGGGCGTCGCCAACCGTACGCCGTCCAAGGCTCAGGCTTTTGCCGAGCAGTATGGCATCGAGAAGGTCTACGACACGGTTGAGGACCCCTACGCCGATCCTGGCATCGACGCCGTCTACATCACTACCCCGCACAACACTCATATCACCTATCTGCGCGCTGCCCTGGCAGCCGGCAAGCACGTGCTCTGCGAGAAGGCTATTACCCTCAATTCCGCTGAACTCGATGAGGCCCGTGCCATTGCCGCCGAGCACAACGTGGTCCTTATGGACGCTACCACGGTGCTCCACATGCCCTTGTATCAAGAGCTGCGTCGCCGCATGGATGCCGGCGAGTTCGGCCGCATGAACCTCGCTCAGCTCAACTTTGGTAGCTACAAGGAGTACGGCGACCTGACCAACCGTTTCTACAATCGCAACCTTGCCGGCGGTGCCATGCTCGATATTGGTGTGTATGCCCTGTCCGTCATGCGCCTGTTTATGGCGAGCCAGCCCGCCGAGGTCGTGTCTCTAGGCAACACCTGCGAGACTGGAGTCGATGTTGCGGGCGGCATCGTCTGCCGCAATGCCGAGCAGCAGCTGGGCGTCGTGAGCCTTACGCTTCACTCCAAGCAGCCCAAGCGCTCGGTCATTAGCTTCGACAAGTGCTATATCGAGGTCAACGATTATCCGCGTGCCGATCACGCGACCATCGTGTGGACTGCAGACGGTCACCGTGAGGAGGTCCACGCTGGCACCGAGGCATACGCTCTGTGCTACGAGATGGCCGACCTGGAGAGGGCCGTTGCCGGCGATGATTCGAAGCGTGAGCTTCTGGGCTATGCTTCTGATGTTATGGAGCTTATGACCAAGCTTCGCGCCGATTGGGGAGTCGTGTACCCCGAGGAGGAGTAA
- a CDS encoding IS110 family transposase: MLDTTTFVGLDVHARSIKAVSLDVMTGEVRAATFGYDAGAVAEWVRSVDPGARCVYESGVTGFDLQKRLSGLGVDCVVGAVSKMIKPSADRRRKNDRNDAEFLARMLSVGNVVEVWVPDDECEAARDLTRALEDARDDLSRSKQRLSKFLLRHGLVFDERTPTGRRKGNWTRAHWSWIESIRFAEGADNDALAYYVDAVRRAAEEKARLEGLVEAEARKPRWRRRVDSPRCLKGVDTASAADLVFEAGEFSRFRNARSFAAWVGLTPSEHSSGESDRRGAITKAGNKHLRKTLVEAAWHYLTCSGRPKDLAKGQAPDRGARRHAAKGVRRLVERRGALLARGVHNNKANVATARELACWVWAVGLMAEEA; the protein is encoded by the coding sequence ATGCTCGATACTACCACCTTCGTCGGCCTCGACGTCCACGCCCGCTCGATAAAGGCCGTCTCCCTCGACGTCATGACCGGGGAGGTGCGCGCCGCGACCTTCGGCTACGACGCCGGCGCCGTCGCGGAGTGGGTACGCTCCGTGGACCCCGGGGCCAGGTGCGTGTACGAGTCCGGGGTCACGGGCTTCGACCTGCAGAAGAGGCTCTCCGGCCTGGGGGTCGACTGCGTGGTCGGCGCCGTCTCGAAGATGATCAAGCCCAGCGCGGACAGGCGCAGGAAGAACGACCGCAACGACGCCGAGTTCCTCGCCCGCATGCTGTCGGTCGGCAACGTGGTCGAGGTGTGGGTCCCCGACGACGAGTGCGAGGCCGCCCGCGACCTGACCAGGGCGCTCGAGGACGCGAGGGACGACCTCTCGCGCTCGAAGCAGCGGCTCTCCAAGTTCCTGCTAAGGCACGGGCTCGTCTTCGACGAGAGGACGCCCACCGGCCGCAGGAAGGGCAACTGGACCCGGGCGCACTGGTCCTGGATCGAGTCGATTAGGTTCGCGGAGGGGGCCGACAACGACGCGCTCGCCTACTACGTCGACGCGGTCAGGCGGGCTGCGGAGGAGAAGGCGAGGCTCGAGGGGCTCGTCGAGGCCGAGGCCCGCAAGCCCAGGTGGAGGAGGAGGGTCGACTCCCCGCGCTGCCTCAAGGGCGTCGACACCGCTTCCGCCGCCGACCTCGTGTTCGAGGCCGGCGAGTTCTCGAGGTTCAGGAACGCCCGCTCGTTCGCGGCGTGGGTCGGCCTGACGCCCTCCGAGCACTCCAGCGGGGAGAGCGACCGAAGGGGCGCGATCACCAAGGCCGGCAACAAGCACCTGAGGAAGACGCTGGTCGAGGCCGCGTGGCACTACCTGACGTGCTCGGGGCGGCCGAAGGACCTCGCCAAGGGCCAGGCCCCGGACCGGGGCGCCCGGAGGCATGCCGCCAAGGGCGTGCGGAGGCTGGTCGAGAGGCGCGGGGCCCTGCTCGCGCGCGGGGTCCACAACAACAAAGCGAACGTCGCCACGGCGCGCGAGCTCGCCTGCTGGGTGTGGGCGGTCGGCCTCATGGCCGAGGAGGCGTAG
- a CDS encoding DegV family protein, which produces MAVQVPHRTEVKLIAAIVEKHPKVRFAASRTSAHADLYDRMEQALCECVANAVEVVRSDISPALLVHTGPNLVGVAVQGL; this is translated from the coding sequence ATGGCTGTGCAAGTACCGCATCGCACCGAGGTCAAGCTCATCGCCGCCATCGTCGAGAAGCACCCCAAGGTGCGCTTTGCCGCGAGCCGCACCTCGGCCCACGCCGACCTCTACGACCGCATGGAGCAGGCCCTGTGCGAGTGCGTGGCCAACGCGGTGGAGGTCGTCCGCTCCGACATCAGCCCCGCGCTTCTTGTCCACACCGGTCCAAACCTCGTGGGTGTGGCGGTCCAGGGACTCTAG